From a single Okeanomitos corallinicola TIOX110 genomic region:
- a CDS encoding NAD(P)-dependent oxidoreductase, protein MSNIQRIAYIGTGSMGKPMIFKLLKAGYPVQVYDKYPEAATTVIAAGAVWYNSPKEVAENADIVVTNLPLPHHVTENMLGENGALAGMKKGSTWIDFSTTDYHNTQHIANEAKKKGVYSLESPVSNLSHMGVDFANVSFYVSGDKEGYNLCEEALNNMGKISFFVSNKIGKAQTVKLLTNLLFYTGMVVVGEVLAIAKTQGIPLDWMWDFMRASSGNCFVSEQVTPFIFDGSYDYSCSLEITVKDTDLTVKLADELNVPLPIGRIIEARYRQAGEKYKPHDNHVMVTKLIEEENNFDLRVPGFIAPSPYGLNRSYVHASELVTDSFGRVKPLPYQLTYERPKQQLEGKLEEIAQDLTDFMAYVNYIILQEAYMLGKSMGLSKNLLVDVIRWSCGTSWVFDHEDSFQPDSNIVKKVRQYDFGNKTKIPTITKIIALLENQ, encoded by the coding sequence ATGAGTAACATCCAAAGAATTGCTTACATTGGCACAGGTTCAATGGGCAAACCGATGATTTTTAAACTCTTAAAAGCGGGATATCCTGTACAGGTTTATGATAAATATCCAGAAGCAGCAACAACAGTAATCGCAGCCGGTGCAGTTTGGTATAATAGTCCTAAAGAAGTTGCTGAAAATGCTGATATTGTAGTGACAAATCTTCCCTTACCCCATCATGTGACAGAAAATATGTTAGGGGAAAATGGCGCATTAGCGGGGATGAAAAAAGGCTCAACTTGGATTGATTTTTCCACCACCGACTATCACAACACCCAACATATTGCTAACGAAGCTAAGAAAAAAGGTGTCTATAGTTTGGAATCTCCTGTGAGTAATTTATCCCACATGGGAGTAGATTTTGCTAACGTCAGTTTTTATGTCAGTGGCGATAAAGAAGGTTATAATCTGTGTGAGGAAGCCCTAAATAATATGGGCAAAATTTCCTTTTTTGTCAGCAATAAAATTGGTAAAGCACAAACAGTAAAGTTACTAACTAATTTACTGTTTTACACAGGGATGGTTGTTGTTGGAGAAGTGCTGGCTATTGCTAAAACCCAAGGCATTCCCTTAGATTGGATGTGGGATTTTATGAGAGCATCCAGTGGTAATTGTTTTGTTTCTGAACAAGTTACCCCATTTATCTTTGACGGTAGTTATGACTATTCTTGTTCTCTAGAAATTACTGTGAAAGACACAGATTTAACCGTAAAATTAGCAGATGAATTAAATGTTCCTTTACCTATCGGCAGAATAATTGAAGCTAGATATCGCCAAGCAGGAGAGAAATATAAACCCCATGATAATCACGTCATGGTCACAAAATTAATCGAGGAAGAGAATAATTTTGATCTGAGAGTACCAGGGTTTATCGCACCTTCTCCCTATGGTTTAAATCGTAGTTATGTTCATGCTTCGGAATTAGTTACCGACAGTTTTGGTAGAGTTAAACCCCTCCCCTATCAACTAACTTATGAGCGCCCTAAACAGCAACTAGAGGGTAAATTAGAAGAAATTGCTCAAGATTTGACAGATTTCATGGCTTATGTTAACTATATCATTTTACAAGAAGCCTATATGCTAGGTAAGAGTATGGGATTATCCAAAAATCTATTAGTAGATGTAATTCGCTGGAGTTGCGGCACAAGTTGGGTTTTTGATCATGAAGATTCATTTCAGCCAGATAGCAATATTGTCAAAAAAGTCAGACAATATGATTTTGGTAATAAAACAAAGATTCCCACAATTACGAAAATTATCGCTTTGTTGGAGAATCAATAA
- the proX gene encoding glycine betaine/L-proline ABC transporter substrate-binding protein ProX: MFINLSSEILATNSLDAILNPFELYTLPLEDWITDGVDYVVDNYRPFFQAIRIPISWTLESIQWLFLSIPPLIFIILLGLLAWQLAGSKIAIFSVIALSLIGFVGAWQQAVVSLSLILTAVAFCMVVGISLGILCASNEKLEKWLQPLLDAMQTLPSFVYLVPVVMLFGIGEVSGVIATFIFAVPPLVRLTNLGIRQVSEEVVEAATAFGSTPRQMLWEVQIPLAMPTILAGVNQAILLALSMSVVTSMIGVKGLGGMVLQGLGSLNVGLASVGGLSIVLIAIMLDRMTHVLGQTDSQVDWKQRPPISFFLSPSTQYGAIFASTIISILLVTSIWRSIPETKTAVQEQLPGTGIEIKSVHSSLQEERFQTEIVNMALRKLGYATPEPQRIEPTTMHLALGQGDLDYSPVHWEKGHNTFFEESGGQEKLERVGVISANLLQGYQIDKKTADKYNITNIAQLKDPKIAKLFDSDGDGQANLTGCNSGWGCQLVLDHHLKAYGLEDTVEQDKGTYSALIADTITRYKQGQPVLYYTWTPMWMAGELKVGEDVVWLEVPFTSLPEGQENLTEKDTTAMGKNLGFAIDDIRILANKEFLNQNPAAKRLFAQIKIPVDDINKQNQLFKNGENSTEDIRRHAREWVKNHQAEFDSWVEEAKKASGN; this comes from the coding sequence ATGTTTATAAATCTATCATCTGAGATACTAGCAACAAATAGCCTAGACGCAATACTTAACCCCTTTGAACTTTATACCTTACCCCTAGAAGATTGGATTACCGATGGCGTTGACTACGTAGTTGATAACTATCGTCCATTCTTCCAAGCCATTCGTATTCCCATTAGCTGGACTCTAGAAAGTATACAATGGCTGTTCCTGAGTATTCCACCACTTATCTTCATCATTTTACTAGGTTTACTGGCTTGGCAATTAGCAGGAAGTAAAATAGCCATTTTCAGTGTCATAGCCTTGAGTTTAATCGGCTTTGTTGGGGCTTGGCAACAAGCAGTAGTATCCCTCTCCCTGATATTAACTGCCGTAGCTTTTTGCATGGTAGTGGGTATTAGTCTTGGTATTCTCTGCGCCAGTAATGAGAAATTAGAAAAATGGCTACAACCCCTCCTGGATGCCATGCAAACCCTACCGTCATTTGTCTATTTAGTACCAGTAGTAATGTTATTTGGGATTGGGGAAGTTTCGGGAGTTATAGCCACCTTTATCTTTGCAGTACCTCCCCTAGTACGCCTAACTAATCTGGGAATTAGGCAAGTATCCGAAGAAGTAGTAGAAGCAGCTACAGCCTTTGGTTCTACCCCTAGACAAATGTTATGGGAAGTACAAATTCCCCTAGCGATGCCTACAATCTTAGCTGGTGTAAACCAAGCCATCCTCTTAGCTTTATCCATGTCAGTAGTCACATCCATGATTGGTGTCAAAGGCTTAGGGGGTATGGTTTTACAAGGCTTAGGAAGTTTAAATGTAGGACTAGCTTCTGTAGGGGGATTAAGTATTGTCCTGATTGCAATTATGCTAGACCGTATGACTCACGTTCTCGGTCAAACAGACAGTCAAGTTGATTGGAAACAACGTCCTCCCATCAGTTTTTTCTTGTCTCCATCAACTCAATATGGTGCGATATTCGCTTCCACAATTATTTCCATCTTGCTAGTGACTTCCATCTGGAGATCAATACCGGAAACTAAAACTGCTGTCCAAGAACAATTACCCGGTACTGGCATTGAAATAAAATCTGTTCACAGTAGCTTACAAGAAGAACGTTTCCAAACCGAGATTGTTAACATGGCTTTGAGAAAACTCGGTTACGCAACTCCAGAACCACAACGAATTGAACCTACCACAATGCATCTAGCTTTAGGACAAGGCGACCTAGATTACTCACCTGTGCATTGGGAAAAAGGTCACAATACGTTTTTTGAAGAAAGTGGTGGTCAGGAGAAATTAGAACGAGTTGGTGTAATTAGTGCTAATCTCTTGCAAGGTTATCAAATTGATAAAAAAACCGCTGATAAATACAACATTACCAACATTGCACAACTCAAAGATCCCAAAATTGCCAAACTTTTTGACTCTGATGGAGATGGTCAGGCCAATTTAACTGGGTGTAATTCTGGTTGGGGTTGTCAGTTGGTGCTTGACCATCACCTCAAAGCCTATGGATTAGAAGATACGGTAGAACAAGACAAAGGTACTTACTCAGCCCTGATTGCAGATACTATTACTCGCTATAAACAAGGTCAACCAGTCCTCTATTATACTTGGACTCCGATGTGGATGGCTGGTGAGTTAAAGGTTGGTGAAGATGTAGTTTGGTTAGAAGTTCCCTTCACTTCTCTACCCGAAGGACAGGAAAATCTGACAGAGAAAGATACTACAGCAATGGGTAAAAATTTAGGATTTGCCATTGATGATATCCGCATCTTAGCTAATAAGGAATTTTTAAATCAAAATCCCGCAGCCAAGCGTTTATTTGCACAGATTAAAATTCCTGTTGATGATATCAACAAACAAAACCAACTCTTTAAGAATGGGGAAAATAGTACAGAAGATATCCGTCGTCATGCTAGGGAGTGGGTTAAAAATCATCAAGCTGAGTTTGATAGCTGGGTTGAAGAGGCTAAGAAAGCTTCAGGTAATTAA
- a CDS encoding glycerophosphodiester phosphodiesterase, with amino-acid sequence MIRKTSQTPPIIIAHRGASGYRPEHTLAAYQLAIDLGADYIEPDLVISKDGVLIARHENEISQTTDIAEHPEFAHLKTTKIIDGEIKTGWFTEDLTLAEIKTLTAEERIPEIRPQNTDYHGILPIPTLQEIIDLAQKYNVGIYPETKHPSYFQSIGLPLELPLLTALQEVKISVFIQSFEVSNLQEISQKTDILLVQLINHTGQPYDFTVNGNTNTYQDMIQPLGLKKIAEYAQAIGVNKNLIIPSNINNKIQSPTSLIKNAHAEDLLVHAWTFRNENNFLPVDFHNNPQQEYKLFFELGLDGVFSDFPDTAFTARGDR; translated from the coding sequence ATGATCAGAAAAACGAGCCAAACACCCCCAATAATCATCGCTCATCGAGGTGCAAGTGGATATCGTCCCGAACATACATTAGCTGCATATCAATTAGCAATTGATTTAGGTGCTGATTATATTGAACCAGATTTAGTAATTAGCAAAGATGGGGTTTTAATTGCTCGTCACGAAAATGAAATTTCCCAAACTACAGATATTGCTGAACATCCTGAATTTGCCCATTTGAAAACTACAAAAATCATTGATGGAGAAATTAAAACAGGTTGGTTTACAGAAGATTTGACATTAGCAGAAATTAAAACTTTAACAGCAGAAGAAAGAATCCCAGAAATTCGTCCTCAAAATACAGATTATCATGGCATCTTGCCAATTCCTACCCTACAAGAAATAATTGATTTAGCCCAAAAATATAATGTTGGTATTTACCCAGAAACTAAACATCCCAGTTATTTTCAATCAATAGGGTTACCATTAGAATTACCGTTGTTAACTGCATTGCAAGAAGTTAAAATTTCTGTATTTATTCAATCTTTTGAAGTTAGTAATTTGCAAGAAATATCACAAAAAACAGATATTCTTTTAGTACAATTAATTAACCATACAGGTCAACCCTATGATTTTACTGTGAATGGAAATACTAACACCTATCAAGATATGATTCAACCTTTGGGTTTAAAGAAAATTGCCGAATATGCACAAGCGATAGGAGTTAATAAAAACCTGATTATTCCCAGCAATATAAACAATAAAATACAGTCTCCAACATCTTTAATTAAAAATGCCCATGCTGAGGATTTATTAGTTCATGCTTGGACATTTAGAAATGAGAATAATTTCCTACCTGTAGATTTTCACAATAACCCACAACAGGAATATAAATTATTTTTTGAACTAGGACTAGATGGAGTATTTAGTGATTTTCCAGATACCGCTTTTACAGCACGAGGTGACAGGTGA
- a CDS encoding EamA family transporter: MKTWLIPTMGALFCWAGWAFLPKLAIQNIDTKSILIYEALGALTIALLVLVSIDYKLELDWKAGSIAFISGALNILGVLCYLQAIAKGKISLISTISALYPLLVIILAVFFFQESLTLKQFLGLALGLSSIILLAT, from the coding sequence ATGAAAACATGGTTAATTCCCACTATGGGTGCTTTATTTTGTTGGGCTGGTTGGGCTTTTTTACCAAAACTAGCTATTCAAAATATTGATACTAAAAGTATTTTAATTTATGAAGCTCTTGGTGCATTAACAATTGCATTACTCGTTTTAGTTAGTATTGACTATAAACTAGAACTAGACTGGAAAGCCGGTAGCATTGCCTTTATTAGTGGCGCTTTAAATATTTTAGGTGTTCTCTGTTATCTTCAGGCGATCGCCAAAGGAAAAATTTCTCTAATTTCTACCATATCTGCCCTTTATCCTCTGTTAGTAATTATTTTAGCTGTATTTTTTTTCCAAGAATCTTTAACCTTAAAACAATTTTTAGGTTTAGCACTAGGTTTATCCAGTATCATCTTACTAGCGACTTAG
- the ligA gene encoding NAD-dependent DNA ligase LigA, producing MNSTQSEAKRIEELRRLLQQASYAYYVLDNPMMEDTVYDRLYRELQELETQHPELITPDSPTQRVGERPTTHFTTVRHNIPLYSLENAFNIEELQTWDKRWRRHLPNQYLHDNVDYVAELKIDGAALALTYENGILVRGTTRGDGVTGEDITQNVRTIRSIPLRLNFDGIPEIAKVEVRGEAFLPVEVFQEINEKRQKAGEQLFANPRNAVAGTLRQLDPRIVAQRQLDFFAYTLHITGVDDSGVANTQWEALKLLQKLGFRVDGNHKLCHSIDKVAEYYQYWDTERLNSPYMTDGVVVKLNTFKIQEQLGFTQKFPRWAIALKYAAEEAPTRVENITVNVGRTGALTPLAEMKPVQLAGTTVSRATLHNSDRITQLDIRIGDTVIVRKAGEIIPEVLSVIKELRPPDTTPFIMPSHCPVCGQPVVRESGEAVTRCVNASCAAILKGEIEHWVSRDALDIKGMGEKLVHQLVDKGLVHSVGDLYDLTEDKLCALERMGQKSAQKLISAIAQSKNQPWHRVLYGLGIRHVGSVNAQLLTEKFTTVEKLAAARQSDIEGVYGIGAEIAQSVYQWLNVSANQSLISRLQSIGLQFANMEKAEVATEVNDNFAGKTFVVTGTLPTLKRDEAKDLIKKAGGKVNDSVSKKTDFLVVGADAGSKLEKAENLGIKQLSEAELLEMLKL from the coding sequence ATGAACTCAACTCAGTCTGAAGCTAAACGTATAGAAGAATTACGACGATTATTACAACAAGCTAGTTATGCTTACTATGTCTTAGATAATCCCATGATGGAAGATACGGTTTATGACCGACTGTATCGAGAGTTACAGGAGTTAGAAACCCAACACCCAGAATTAATTACTCCTGATAGTCCTACTCAGCGCGTAGGGGAAAGACCAACAACCCATTTCACTACAGTACGTCACAACATACCTTTGTATAGTTTGGAGAATGCTTTTAATATTGAGGAGTTACAAACCTGGGATAAACGTTGGCGAAGACACCTACCTAATCAGTATTTACACGATAATGTGGACTATGTAGCAGAGTTGAAAATTGATGGTGCTGCTTTGGCTTTGACTTACGAAAACGGTATTTTAGTAAGGGGTACAACTAGGGGTGATGGGGTAACGGGTGAAGATATTACCCAAAATGTGCGGACTATTCGCTCAATTCCCCTACGTTTGAATTTTGACGGGATACCAGAAATTGCCAAGGTGGAAGTACGGGGAGAAGCATTTTTACCTGTAGAGGTGTTTCAAGAAATTAATGAGAAACGTCAAAAAGCAGGTGAACAGTTATTTGCGAATCCTCGTAATGCTGTAGCTGGTACACTCAGACAGTTAGATCCTCGTATTGTAGCACAGCGGCAGTTAGATTTTTTTGCTTATACCTTGCATATTACAGGTGTGGATGATTCTGGAGTTGCTAATACTCAATGGGAAGCTTTAAAACTTTTACAAAAGTTAGGCTTTCGTGTTGATGGGAATCATAAACTGTGTCATTCCATTGATAAAGTCGCGGAATATTACCAATATTGGGATACGGAAAGGTTAAATTCCCCCTATATGACGGATGGGGTAGTAGTAAAATTGAATACGTTTAAAATCCAAGAACAACTGGGGTTTACACAGAAGTTTCCCCGCTGGGCGATCGCTCTTAAATACGCAGCAGAGGAAGCACCAACCCGTGTAGAAAATATCACTGTTAATGTGGGCAGAACTGGCGCGTTAACTCCATTAGCGGAGATGAAACCAGTACAATTAGCAGGTACTACTGTTTCCCGTGCTACCTTACATAATAGCGATCGCATTACCCAATTAGATATCCGCATCGGTGATACCGTCATTGTTCGCAAAGCTGGGGAAATTATACCAGAAGTCCTAAGTGTAATTAAGGAACTACGTCCCCCCGATACAACACCTTTTATTATGCCTTCCCATTGTCCCGTATGTGGTCAACCTGTGGTGAGAGAATCAGGAGAAGCGGTTACTAGATGTGTAAATGCTTCCTGTGCAGCAATTTTGAAAGGGGAAATCGAACATTGGGTAAGTCGGGATGCGTTGGATATTAAAGGAATGGGGGAGAAACTGGTACATCAACTGGTGGATAAGGGTTTGGTGCATTCTGTTGGCGATTTATACGACTTGACAGAAGATAAGTTATGTGCATTGGAACGGATGGGGCAAAAATCAGCCCAAAAATTGATTAGTGCGATCGCACAATCGAAAAATCAGCCTTGGCATAGGGTATTATATGGTTTGGGTATCCGTCATGTCGGTAGTGTCAACGCACAGTTATTAACGGAGAAATTTACCACCGTAGAAAAATTAGCTGCTGCGAGACAGTCGGATATTGAAGGTGTTTATGGTATCGGTGCGGAAATTGCTCAGTCAGTTTATCAATGGTTAAATGTCAGTGCAAATCAAAGTTTGATTTCTCGTTTGCAAAGTATTGGATTGCAATTTGCAAACATGGAAAAAGCAGAAGTTGCAACTGAGGTGAATGATAATTTTGCAGGTAAAACTTTTGTGGTGACTGGTACTTTACCAACTTTAAAACGGGATGAAGCGAAGGATTTGATTAAAAAAGCTGGTGGTAAAGTTAATGATTCTGTGAGTAAGAAAACTGATTTTTTGGTTGTTGGTGCTGACGCTGGTTCTAAGTTGGAGAAAGCGGAAAATTTGGGAATTAAACAGTTAAGTGAAGCTGAGTTATTGGAGATGTTAAAACTATAA
- a CDS encoding glycine betaine/L-proline ABC transporter ATP-binding protein produces MNNPKPKIVIENLIKIYGDKPHAALKLFNSGGTRDSILKATGNVLGIADVSFKINEGELFVVMGLSGSGKSTLVRCINRLINPTSGHIYIDGEDVAHVDEKRMREIRLSKVSMVFQRFGLFPHKTVAENVEYGLKVKGMDAEERRQKALENLKSVGLGQWGDYLPSSLSGGMQQRVGLARALATDADILLMDEAFSALDPLIRREMQDELLRLQKELHKTIVFISHDIQEALKIGDRIAVMKDGAIVQIGTPEELITQPADDYIRSFMEEVNRAQVIKTGSIIRHTTFLVLGEDIPSEKLKKMSAEEYICVVDSDRQPIGMVNQETLASVVQEQSDITAVMETDFPQVEANSNLETTFPLYQQGLPITVVDEEGKFQGIVEIADVLENISPSDN; encoded by the coding sequence ATGAACAATCCAAAACCTAAAATAGTCATAGAAAATCTGATTAAAATTTACGGAGATAAACCCCATGCTGCATTGAAATTATTTAACTCAGGTGGAACTAGAGATTCTATTTTAAAAGCAACCGGTAATGTTTTGGGGATTGCAGATGTATCTTTCAAGATTAATGAAGGTGAATTATTTGTAGTTATGGGATTATCTGGTTCAGGTAAATCTACTTTAGTTCGCTGTATCAATCGCCTAATTAATCCTACCAGTGGACATATTTACATAGACGGTGAAGATGTTGCCCATGTTGACGAGAAGCGGATGCGAGAAATTCGCCTCTCTAAAGTATCAATGGTATTTCAACGATTTGGACTATTTCCTCATAAAACAGTAGCGGAAAATGTGGAATATGGTTTAAAAGTCAAAGGCATGGATGCAGAAGAACGCCGTCAGAAAGCCTTGGAAAATTTAAAAAGTGTTGGTTTAGGACAATGGGGAGATTATTTACCTTCTTCCCTCAGTGGTGGGATGCAGCAAAGGGTAGGTTTAGCCCGTGCTTTAGCCACAGATGCAGATATCCTGTTAATGGATGAGGCATTTAGCGCCCTTGATCCCTTAATTCGCCGAGAAATGCAAGATGAACTATTAAGACTACAAAAAGAACTACATAAAACAATTGTCTTTATTAGCCATGATATCCAAGAAGCATTAAAAATTGGCGATCGCATCGCAGTCATGAAAGATGGTGCCATAGTGCAAATTGGCACACCAGAAGAATTAATCACTCAACCCGCTGATGATTATATCCGCTCCTTCATGGAAGAAGTTAACCGCGCCCAAGTAATTAAAACCGGTTCAATTATACGTCACACCACATTTTTGGTACTTGGAGAAGACATACCTAGTGAAAAGTTAAAGAAAATGTCAGCGGAAGAATATATATGCGTTGTAGATAGCGATCGCCAACCCATAGGCATGGTTAACCAAGAAACTTTAGCATCAGTTGTACAAGAACAGTCTGATATTACCGCAGTCATGGAAACAGACTTTCCCCAAGTAGAAGCAAACAGTAATCTAGAAACTACTTTTCCTCTCTATCAACAAGGGCTACCCATCACTGTAGTTGATGAAGAAGGTAAATTCCAAGGCATTGTAGAAATAGCAGATGTCCTAGAAAATATCAGTCCCTCAGATAATTAA
- a CDS encoding HNH endonuclease, whose translation MGKVLVLNASYEPLNITSWRRAVVLLIKGKAEHVEHNGKVIYSDFPLPTVIRLRHYVRVPYKEIPMTRRNILHRDGHSCQYCGYTGDDLTLDHVMPRSRGGGDVWENLVTACVRCNVKKGCRTPQEAKMPLRHPPRKPYSSLYFEVTKHLKSGLHQEWQKYVIGL comes from the coding sequence ATGGGGAAGGTTTTAGTCCTAAACGCCTCCTACGAACCGCTCAACATTACCAGTTGGCGACGTGCCGTAGTTTTATTAATCAAAGGCAAAGCAGAACACGTAGAACACAACGGTAAAGTCATCTACTCGGATTTTCCGTTACCCACAGTGATTCGGTTGCGCCATTACGTCCGTGTTCCTTACAAAGAAATTCCTATGACTCGTCGCAATATCTTGCATCGTGACGGTCATAGTTGTCAATACTGTGGTTACACAGGAGATGATTTAACACTTGATCATGTTATGCCGCGATCGCGTGGTGGGGGTGATGTCTGGGAAAATCTCGTTACTGCCTGTGTGCGTTGCAATGTTAAAAAAGGTTGTCGTACACCCCAAGAAGCAAAGATGCCTTTGCGCCATCCACCCCGTAAACCTTACAGTAGTCTGTATTTTGAGGTAACGAAACATCTCAAGAGTGGACTGCATCAGGAATGGCAAAAGTATGTAATAGGGCTTTGA
- a CDS encoding 2-oxoglutarate and iron-dependent oxygenase domain-containing protein — MEHLPIISLSELDKNEVDNQEIKRLYDTCYECGFFYLKDHGVSKSSIDKTITASRNFFHLPEEIKQQYGHDVQKVYPPTSRGYVPLLGEYLNKEIGFDPKAIFDLGLDKPLSEQPFTGPNILPDDNIAPDFAESHYNLQKEIMTKVVPKLLKAIAISLGLEPTWFDPYFDDPVLIQRTIYYPEKSGQAGKHTDNGIFTVLIQEQLPHPSLRVYTKDKWIDAPCLEDTFIINLGDMLQMWTNGLFVSTPHAVIHEYPGTRISIPFFIYPNIDAIIKPFETEKTISSKEVMLKNFESIWVDHKGAGRAEELV; from the coding sequence ATGGAGCATCTACCAATTATATCCTTATCCGAGTTAGATAAAAATGAAGTTGATAATCAAGAAATCAAAAGATTATATGACACTTGTTATGAATGTGGTTTTTTCTATTTAAAAGATCACGGAGTTTCTAAATCTAGTATTGATAAAACTATAACTGCATCAAGAAATTTCTTTCATCTTCCAGAAGAGATTAAACAACAGTATGGACATGATGTACAAAAAGTTTATCCGCCAACCTCACGGGGTTATGTTCCTTTACTTGGTGAATATTTAAATAAAGAGATTGGTTTTGATCCGAAAGCAATTTTTGATTTAGGTTTAGATAAACCATTATCAGAACAACCATTTACAGGACCGAATATTCTGCCAGATGATAACATTGCACCAGACTTTGCTGAATCTCATTACAACTTGCAAAAAGAAATAATGACAAAGGTTGTTCCTAAATTGTTAAAAGCAATTGCTATATCTTTAGGTTTAGAACCAACCTGGTTTGATCCATATTTTGATGATCCTGTTTTAATCCAGCGGACAATTTACTATCCAGAAAAATCTGGACAAGCTGGTAAACATACAGATAATGGCATTTTTACTGTTTTAATTCAAGAACAACTACCCCATCCTTCTTTAAGGGTTTACACAAAAGATAAATGGATTGATGCACCCTGTTTAGAAGATACATTCATTATCAATTTAGGGGATATGCTGCAAATGTGGACTAACGGTTTATTTGTAAGTACACCCCATGCAGTCATTCATGAATATCCAGGTACTCGGATCTCAATACCTTTTTTCATTTACCCAAATATTGATGCCATCATTAAACCATTTGAAACAGAAAAAACAATTAGTTCTAAAGAAGTAATGCTCAAAAACTTTGAATCTATTTGGGTAGATCATAAAGGGGCTGGTAGAGCAGAAGAACTTGTATAA
- a CDS encoding vWA domain-containing protein, whose protein sequence is MTSNNIEVVFSFDTTGSMYPCLTQVRKKIKTTVTRLMDELPLIKIGIIAHGDYCDADSSYVTKIFDLSGDVDEICNFVENVEPTYGGDAPECYELVLHQTQSLSWSKSASKSLVLIGDDIPHAPAHNPQKLNWRKEIDKLGDSGIMVYGVQALNRSHATPFYQEIAEKSGGFHINLDQFSYITDLFLAVCYQNSSNEQLQAYEQEVIEQGRMSRGLNKIFNTMMNREGVSYYEDSDLKAVTPGRFQVLEVEQDISIKAFVLENGLSFKVGRGFYEFTKTETIQAKKEIVLMDRKTGDLFAGGAARELLGLPMDASIRIKPSNLEQYVVFVQSTSANRKLIGKTRFLYEVEDWDS, encoded by the coding sequence ATGACAAGCAATAATATAGAAGTAGTCTTCAGCTTTGATACCACTGGTAGTATGTATCCTTGCTTGACCCAGGTGCGGAAAAAGATTAAAACTACTGTTACTAGATTGATGGATGAACTTCCTTTAATTAAGATAGGAATTATCGCACATGGTGACTATTGTGATGCAGATTCAAGCTATGTGACAAAAATTTTCGACCTGTCTGGTGATGTAGATGAAATTTGTAATTTTGTCGAAAATGTTGAACCAACCTATGGGGGAGATGCACCAGAATGTTATGAATTAGTATTACATCAAACACAATCTCTATCTTGGTCAAAATCTGCTAGTAAATCATTGGTTTTAATTGGTGATGATATTCCCCATGCACCAGCACATAATCCCCAAAAGTTAAATTGGCGTAAAGAAATAGATAAATTAGGTGATAGCGGAATTATGGTTTATGGAGTTCAAGCACTCAATCGCTCTCATGCTACACCTTTTTATCAAGAAATAGCTGAAAAATCGGGCGGTTTTCATATCAATCTTGATCAATTTTCTTATATTACTGATTTGTTTTTAGCTGTTTGTTATCAAAATTCATCAAATGAACAATTACAAGCTTATGAACAAGAGGTAATTGAGCAAGGAAGGATGAGTCGGGGATTAAATAAAATATTTAATACCATGATGAACCGAGAAGGTGTTTCCTATTATGAAGATAGTGATTTAAAAGCAGTTACTCCCGGACGTTTTCAAGTTTTGGAAGTAGAACAAGATATTTCTATCAAGGCTTTTGTATTGGAGAATGGGTTAAGTTTTAAAGTTGGTAGAGGCTTTTATGAGTTTACCAAAACAGAAACTATCCAAGCTAAAAAAGAAATTGTTTTGATGGATAGAAAAACAGGTGATTTATTTGCAGGTGGTGCAGCTAGGGAATTGTTAGGTTTACCTATGGATGCAAGTATTAGAATTAAACCTAGTAATTTAGAACAATATGTGGTATTTGTACAAAGTACCTCAGCTAATCGTAAGTTGATTGGTAAAACTAGGTTTTTATATGAGGTGGAAGATTGGGATAGTTAA